From Vallitalea longa, one genomic window encodes:
- a CDS encoding TRAP transporter large permease: MDISIIGIATIVMLILLFLKVPVFISVLSGSVIYFAFTPNVPTQIIAQRVISGVESIPLLAVPFFICAGVFMNYSGVTKRVMNFAEVITGHMSGGLAQVNVLLSTLMGGLSGSNLADAAMQAKMLVPEMEKKGFSKEFSSVVTASSAMITPLIPPGIAMIIYGSIANVSIGKLFIAGIGPGILLCVSMMILVSMISKKRGYKPSREKFVKRKEFNVALRDALLPLFLPVIIIGGIRLGIFTPTEAGSVAIVYALLLGLLYREIKHKQIIKGIKETITTTASIMIIVGAASAFAWVLTKERIPQQMTELMINMISNKYVFLMIVNVFLIIVGMFIEGNASMIVLVPLLAPVARAYGIDDVQFAMIFIFNSAIGCLSPPMGTLMFVTCGITNCKIKDFIKEAIPFYILLLICLLLLTFVPIFSTGIVNLIY, from the coding sequence ATGGACATAAGTATTATAGGTATAGCTACAATAGTCATGTTGATATTATTATTCTTGAAAGTACCGGTTTTCATATCGGTTTTATCTGGTTCCGTTATATATTTTGCTTTTACTCCTAATGTTCCTACCCAGATAATAGCTCAACGTGTCATATCAGGAGTCGAGAGTATACCGTTGCTTGCTGTACCATTCTTCATATGTGCAGGTGTATTCATGAATTACTCTGGTGTAACCAAGAGAGTTATGAACTTCGCTGAGGTTATTACAGGTCATATGTCTGGAGGTCTTGCACAGGTAAATGTTCTCTTATCTACCTTAATGGGTGGATTATCAGGTTCCAACTTAGCAGATGCTGCTATGCAAGCAAAAATGTTAGTACCTGAGATGGAAAAGAAAGGTTTTTCAAAAGAGTTCTCATCAGTTGTAACAGCATCTTCAGCCATGATTACTCCTCTTATTCCACCGGGTATTGCAATGATTATTTATGGCTCCATTGCCAATGTTTCTATTGGAAAGTTATTCATAGCCGGTATAGGACCAGGGATATTGTTATGTGTTTCAATGATGATACTGGTATCTATGATTTCCAAGAAAAGAGGATATAAGCCTAGTAGAGAAAAATTCGTAAAAAGAAAAGAGTTCAATGTTGCTCTTAGAGATGCACTCTTGCCACTTTTTCTACCTGTAATAATTATTGGAGGTATCCGTCTAGGTATATTCACTCCAACTGAGGCAGGTTCCGTTGCGATAGTTTATGCGTTGCTTCTTGGTTTGCTCTATCGTGAAATAAAACACAAACAGATTATAAAAGGTATCAAAGAAACAATTACAACTACAGCATCAATAATGATTATCGTAGGTGCTGCATCTGCATTTGCATGGGTCCTTACAAAAGAACGTATCCCTCAGCAGATGACGGAACTTATGATAAATATGATATCCAATAAATATGTATTCTTAATGATAGTGAATGTATTCTTGATTATAGTAGGTATGTTTATAGAAGGAAATGCTTCTATGATAGTCCTTGTACCACTATTAGCGCCAGTAGCAAGGGCATATGGAATTGATGACGTACAATTTGCCATGATATTTATCTTCAACAGTGCTATTGGATGTCTTTCTCCCCCTATGGGAACGCTCATGTTCGTAACATGTGGTATTACCAATTGTAAAATCAAGGATTTCATAAAAGAAGCCATACCATTTTACATACTTCTACTTATATGCTTGTTATTATTGACATTCGTACCAATTTTCTCAACTGGTATTGTGAATCTTATTTATTAG
- a CDS encoding zinc-binding alcohol dehydrogenase family protein, translating to MKVVEIKEPGKIEIVEKPIPKPQKGEALLRIKYCGICGSDIATFTGNQPFASYPRIPGHEFSAEIVEIEENDFGFEPGMIVTANPYFNCGKCYSCERGKVNCCESNETMGVQRDGSFAEYITMPIERLYDGKGLSPKTLALIEPFSIGYHAINRGDIKEGDNVLIIGSGAIGIFAMLSAKMRGAKVYITDVLGGRLEKAKKLGADGVINSKEEDLVKRVKEISGGKGMDVCVEAVGRSETFLSCIDNAAFGAKIILIGNGKTETRFNHSILLKKELNVYGSRNSLNDFPDLIESVSQGKVEIDDIITDEFDLEKVTDAFDILINNDGSKLKVVVKFN from the coding sequence ATGAAAGTAGTAGAAATAAAAGAACCAGGGAAAATAGAAATCGTAGAAAAACCTATACCAAAACCACAAAAAGGAGAAGCACTTCTTAGAATCAAATATTGTGGTATATGTGGTTCAGATATTGCCACATTCACTGGAAATCAGCCTTTTGCAAGCTATCCAAGAATACCGGGTCATGAATTTTCAGCAGAAATAGTAGAGATAGAAGAGAATGATTTTGGTTTTGAACCTGGTATGATAGTAACAGCCAATCCTTATTTCAATTGTGGAAAATGTTACTCTTGTGAAAGAGGAAAAGTCAATTGTTGTGAATCAAATGAAACAATGGGTGTCCAAAGAGATGGCTCATTCGCAGAATACATAACAATGCCAATAGAAAGATTATATGATGGAAAGGGACTATCACCAAAAACATTGGCATTGATAGAACCATTCTCAATTGGATATCATGCAATCAATAGAGGAGATATCAAAGAAGGAGATAATGTCCTTATAATAGGTTCAGGTGCAATCGGAATATTTGCCATGCTTTCTGCAAAGATGAGAGGCGCAAAAGTTTATATCACAGATGTATTAGGTGGTAGACTTGAAAAAGCTAAGAAGCTAGGAGCTGATGGTGTAATCAACTCTAAGGAAGAAGACCTTGTAAAGAGAGTTAAGGAAATATCTGGCGGCAAGGGTATGGACGTATGTGTTGAAGCAGTAGGAAGATCAGAAACATTCTTGAGTTGTATTGATAACGCTGCTTTCGGAGCTAAGATCATATTAATAGGTAATGGAAAGACTGAAACAAGATTCAACCACTCCATTTTATTGAAGAAAGAATTGAATGTATATGGTTCCAGAAACAGTCTCAATGATTTTCCTGACCTTATTGAATCTGTATCACAAGGAAAAGTGGAAATTGATGATATCATCACTGATGAGTTCGACTTGGAGAAAGTAACTGATGCCTTTGATATACTTATCAATAATGATGGTTCCAAATTAAAAGTTGTAGTTAAATTCAATTAA
- a CDS encoding 2-hydroxyacid dehydrogenase yields MKIVLIEPLGVVQEKLEGLSKFIEDGGHEFIQYHDRREETEVLIERARDADVVILTNLPFRESVLRECKNLKMISVAFTGVDHVDMDYCKNNNILVSNCAGYSTDAVAELAYGLMLGLYRRIVTCDKVTRVAGTKAGLIGFELAGKKLGIIGTGAIGEKVIEIGMAFGCDVLAYSRTEKEHLKEKGVRYMSLEEVMSKSDIVSLHLPLNENTKGMISKKHFDMMKPDAIFINTARGPIIDNTALAKALKEEKIAGAGIDVFEVEPPIPSNYPLFDTPNTIVTPHVAFATKEALVKRAIICFDNIESWMKGQPQNIM; encoded by the coding sequence GTGAAAATAGTATTAATTGAACCATTGGGAGTTGTACAGGAAAAATTGGAAGGTCTATCAAAATTCATTGAAGATGGAGGACATGAGTTTATTCAGTACCATGATAGAAGGGAAGAGACAGAAGTTCTAATTGAAAGGGCTAGAGATGCAGATGTTGTTATATTGACCAACTTGCCTTTTCGTGAATCAGTTCTAAGGGAGTGTAAGAATCTAAAAATGATCTCTGTAGCTTTTACGGGTGTAGATCATGTGGATATGGATTATTGTAAGAATAATAACATTCTGGTGTCTAATTGTGCAGGATATTCTACGGATGCTGTTGCAGAATTAGCTTATGGCTTAATGTTGGGATTATATCGACGCATAGTCACCTGTGACAAAGTTACTAGAGTAGCTGGAACCAAAGCGGGATTAATTGGATTTGAACTGGCAGGAAAAAAATTAGGTATTATAGGTACTGGAGCCATTGGGGAAAAGGTTATTGAAATAGGTATGGCTTTTGGTTGTGATGTTTTGGCTTATAGCAGAACGGAAAAAGAGCATTTGAAAGAAAAAGGCGTTAGGTACATGTCATTGGAAGAAGTAATGAGCAAGAGTGATATAGTATCTTTACATTTACCTCTTAATGAAAATACAAAAGGAATGATTAGTAAGAAGCATTTTGATATGATGAAACCAGATGCTATTTTCATCAATACAGCGAGAGGACCAATTATTGATAATACTGCATTAGCTAAGGCATTAAAGGAAGAGAAAATTGCTGGAGCAGGAATTGACGTATTTGAAGTTGAGCCACCAATTCCTAGTAATTACCCTTTATTTGACACACCTAATACCATAGTCACTCCACATGTTGCTTTTGCTACAAAGGAAGCATTGGTAAAGAGAGCGATAATCTGTTTTGATAATATCGAATCTTGGATGAAGGGGCAACCACAAAATATAATGTAA
- a CDS encoding TRAP transporter small permease, translating to MQSNNKIKRCLMNLDIIIAAIALIVLVSTTFFGVLMRYFFNNPFVWLQEVQLWCFTWVVFFGVGAAFRTGSHVAIEFIVDHMRPTMRKITEVFGYIVSICVIIYFFIHGTDFIKQLINTNRTTNILDIPYPLIYMAFPICCILMIINYSLTMKKVLFNKADIKGGE from the coding sequence ATGCAGTCTAACAATAAGATCAAAAGATGTCTAATGAATTTGGATATCATAATTGCAGCAATAGCATTGATTGTACTAGTATCCACTACTTTTTTTGGAGTATTGATGAGATATTTTTTCAACAATCCCTTTGTTTGGCTACAGGAAGTGCAGTTATGGTGCTTTACTTGGGTTGTTTTCTTTGGAGTAGGGGCTGCCTTTCGTACTGGCAGTCATGTAGCCATAGAATTCATTGTGGATCATATGAGACCTACAATGAGGAAAATAACTGAGGTGTTCGGATACATTGTATCTATATGTGTCATCATATATTTTTTTATCCATGGAACAGATTTCATAAAACAACTGATCAATACGAATAGAACAACCAATATATTAGATATACCATACCCATTGATATATATGGCATTCCCTATATGCTGTATATTGATGATTATAAATTACAGTCTAACAATGAAAAAAGTACTATTCAACAAAGCAGACATAAAAGGTGGTGAATAA
- a CDS encoding DUF4236 domain-containing protein: MLSKHRKNIDLGGGFHINMSKSGVGYSWAISGVSYNEENRNKLKKNYRYNTNILAGEIVDINSANIKQFNDKEYQELIDKISRILRLNRLSNFLLLFIVLIIQPVFIIAPLIGILIKILIHIYGKIQLDYNMDEYTTKKYSKQSEAWLLLNKNKKIWQIIKYVKVINEKYNAGALRNIKRIPITISKKTPFYLIANIDTLQIKLKKEKLIFLPDKIIIIRGTKVGAINYKDIQVNVLSAKFIESRSVPKDSQIVGKTWQYVNKNGTRDRRFKYNRQLPVCLYGRIYLKSTNGLNVEMECSNYEIAKMFNHNLKF; this comes from the coding sequence ATGTTATCTAAACATAGAAAAAATATAGATTTAGGGGGTGGTTTTCATATTAATATGAGCAAGTCAGGTGTTGGATATAGTTGGGCAATTTCAGGGGTTTCATATAATGAAGAAAATAGGAATAAACTAAAAAAAAATTATAGATACAATACCAATATTTTAGCTGGTGAGATTGTTGATATAAATAGTGCTAATATTAAACAATTCAATGATAAGGAATATCAAGAATTAATAGATAAAATAAGTAGAATTCTAAGATTAAATAGATTAAGTAATTTTTTATTGCTTTTTATTGTTTTAATTATACAACCAGTATTTATTATAGCACCTTTGATTGGGATTCTAATTAAAATTCTTATCCATATATATGGGAAAATACAACTTGATTACAATATGGATGAATATACAACTAAAAAGTACTCTAAACAATCGGAAGCATGGTTATTACTCAATAAAAATAAAAAGATATGGCAAATTATTAAATATGTTAAAGTTATAAATGAAAAATATAATGCAGGTGCTTTAAGGAATATTAAGAGAATACCTATTACTATATCAAAGAAAACTCCATTTTATTTAATTGCCAATATTGATACTTTACAAATAAAATTAAAGAAAGAGAAACTGATATTTCTGCCAGATAAAATTATAATAATACGTGGTACTAAAGTCGGAGCTATAAATTATAAAGATATACAAGTAAATGTTTTATCAGCTAAATTTATAGAATCTAGATCAGTTCCTAAAGATTCTCAAATAGTAGGTAAAACATGGCAATATGTAAATAAAAATGGAACGCGAGACAGAAGATTCAAATACAATCGTCAATTACCAGTATGTTTATATGGACGTATATATTTAAAATCTACTAATGGGCTAAATGTTGAAATGGAATGTTCTAATTATGAAATAGCTAAAATGTTTAATCATAATTTAAAATTCTAA
- a CDS encoding flavodoxin family protein, protein MKVLNLFFSVTGNTKKIALQIDKTVKDEGHEIDTIEVTKNIDKDTIDFLKYDFVFIGTGVYIWLPPQDMIDLWKEMQKKYVKSGDIKPYAPRRVNKKAVTYCTFAGPHTGKNEATSVPEFLGQLLDHLGYEVITEWFFEGQFNSENSFYTKFNKMGRMGDITGRPNEDDLKRVDSMVKGILHV, encoded by the coding sequence ATGAAGGTGTTAAATTTATTTTTCTCAGTTACAGGAAATACTAAAAAGATAGCCTTACAAATTGATAAAACAGTTAAAGATGAAGGTCATGAGATTGATACCATTGAAGTGACTAAAAATATAGACAAAGATACTATAGATTTTTTAAAGTATGATTTTGTATTTATCGGCACAGGTGTCTACATATGGTTACCACCTCAAGATATGATTGATTTATGGAAGGAAATGCAAAAGAAATATGTAAAAAGTGGAGACATCAAGCCTTATGCACCAAGGAGAGTCAATAAAAAAGCTGTGACATATTGCACATTCGCTGGTCCTCACACTGGTAAAAATGAAGCTACTTCTGTACCCGAATTTCTTGGGCAATTACTTGACCATCTGGGATATGAAGTTATCACCGAATGGTTTTTTGAAGGACAGTTCAACAGTGAGAACAGCTTCTATACTAAGTTCAACAAAATGGGACGCATGGGAGATATTACAGGAAGACCAAATGAAGATGATCTCAAGAGAGTCGATAGTATGGTTAAGGGAATATTACATGTGTAG
- the dctP gene encoding C4-dicarboxylate TRAP transporter substrate-binding protein: protein MKKFKLFLVVTLVLSMLTACGSSNKGTETSNEGDTSKQSTQNASVTIQIGYANNPGEPLDLAVNQWKKLIEERSNGNMKVEIFPSSQLGAKNELIDQMLAGDSVITLADGAFYSDRGVKDFGIVFAPYLFDTWDQCWKLIESDWYKEQSQKLEDQGLKLLTSNWVYGARHTMTTKPVRTVDDLKGMKIRVPDNTIQIKGFEVLGASPTPMALGEVYTSLQQGTIDGLENPLSVLYNGKFYEVAKYLTLDGHVQNFTTWVAGLDFFNSLSQEQQKILVETGNEAGLYNNGIQEQVTEDTLKKLKDEGVEIIEVDLSEFQEKAEAFYSLPEITSQWSEGLHDKIKEAISDTSN from the coding sequence ATGAAAAAATTTAAGTTGTTTTTGGTAGTAACATTAGTATTATCAATGCTAACTGCATGTGGTTCAAGTAACAAAGGAACAGAAACAAGTAACGAAGGTGATACAAGTAAACAATCTACCCAAAATGCATCTGTTACAATTCAAATCGGTTACGCAAATAATCCAGGAGAACCTCTTGACCTTGCTGTAAACCAATGGAAGAAACTAATTGAAGAAAGAAGTAATGGAAATATGAAAGTAGAGATATTCCCATCAAGTCAATTAGGAGCGAAGAATGAGCTAATCGACCAGATGCTTGCTGGAGATTCAGTCATAACTCTTGCAGATGGAGCTTTCTACTCAGATAGAGGAGTAAAAGATTTCGGTATTGTTTTTGCACCATATTTATTTGATACATGGGACCAATGCTGGAAGCTTATTGAAAGCGACTGGTATAAGGAACAATCCCAAAAACTTGAAGATCAAGGTCTGAAATTACTTACTTCCAATTGGGTTTACGGTGCACGTCATACAATGACAACTAAACCTGTAAGAACAGTAGATGACCTTAAGGGAATGAAAATACGTGTTCCTGATAATACAATTCAGATAAAAGGTTTTGAAGTATTAGGTGCATCACCTACACCTATGGCTCTAGGAGAAGTATATACTTCATTGCAACAAGGAACAATTGATGGACTCGAAAACCCACTATCCGTTTTATATAATGGTAAATTCTATGAAGTCGCTAAGTACTTGACACTAGATGGACATGTACAGAACTTCACCACTTGGGTTGCTGGTTTAGACTTCTTTAATTCATTATCCCAAGAGCAGCAGAAGATTTTGGTTGAAACTGGTAATGAAGCTGGATTATATAATAATGGAATTCAAGAACAAGTGACAGAAGATACATTAAAGAAACTAAAAGACGAAGGTGTAGAAATAATAGAGGTGGACTTATCAGAGTTCCAAGAAAAAGCCGAAGCATTCTATTCATTGCCTGAAATCACATCCCAATGGTCAGAAGGTTTACATGACAAAATCAAAGAAGCAATCAGTGATACTAGTAATTAA
- a CDS encoding TetR/AcrR family transcriptional regulator, whose product MEITVTQTQEWIMNALLTLMYKRKYRKITIVDIASKAHIGRRTFYRHFRNKDDILILYCNVILKDFAQKIREKDEMTLYSVSVSYFEFWNQHLDFLKLLRKSDMLYFVGDRLPEFLAYVAILVDHVLLEEIEDTMKRQDSLYYAHHFNMGGYWSITTIWMEKEQRETPEQMATIVEKIIYRKL is encoded by the coding sequence ATGGAGATTACAGTCACTCAAACACAAGAGTGGATTATGAATGCGTTACTAACTTTAATGTATAAGAGAAAATATAGGAAAATAACTATTGTTGATATTGCTTCAAAAGCACATATAGGACGTAGAACGTTTTATAGGCATTTCAGAAATAAAGATGATATATTAATTCTTTATTGTAATGTAATATTAAAAGATTTTGCTCAAAAGATACGTGAAAAAGATGAGATGACGCTATATTCTGTTAGTGTATCTTATTTTGAATTCTGGAACCAGCATTTGGATTTTCTTAAGCTGCTACGAAAATCTGATATGCTATATTTTGTTGGAGATAGATTGCCTGAATTCTTAGCATATGTAGCTATTTTGGTAGACCATGTATTACTAGAAGAAATAGAGGATACCATGAAGCGACAGGACAGTTTATATTATGCTCATCATTTCAATATGGGTGGATACTGGAGCATTACGACTATATGGATGGAAAAAGAACAACGTGAAACTCCAGAACAAATGGCGACAATAGTGGAAAAAATAATATATAGAAAACTATAA
- a CDS encoding MarR family winged helix-turn-helix transcriptional regulator, with amino-acid sequence MDYKKYAEKLVEYQFKLSRVPKHINNINTDQIRGEKSVIGYLIEVEDGVTPSKLAQFIGVSTARVANILNKLEDKGCIIRKMDTKDRRRIIVYITEKGRKTGLRAKEYAVEHISKVLAELGEHDAKEHIRIMKRIYHITLEHEQVSEND; translated from the coding sequence ATGGATTACAAAAAATATGCTGAGAAGTTGGTAGAGTATCAGTTTAAGTTATCTAGAGTACCTAAACACATAAACAACATCAATACAGATCAAATACGTGGTGAAAAAAGTGTAATAGGTTATTTGATTGAAGTTGAAGATGGTGTTACCCCAAGTAAGTTGGCACAATTCATTGGTGTATCAACAGCTAGGGTGGCAAATATATTGAACAAACTTGAGGATAAAGGTTGTATTATCCGTAAAATGGATACTAAAGACCGTCGTAGAATTATTGTTTATATTACGGAAAAAGGCAGAAAGACAGGGCTTAGAGCCAAGGAATATGCTGTAGAACATATTTCTAAGGTATTAGCTGAATTGGGAGAACATGACGCGAAAGAACATATAAGAATCATGAAAAGAATATATCATATAACATTAGAACATGAGCAAGTATCAGAAAATGATTAA
- a CDS encoding DUF6144 family protein, which produces MPMHEEVKKLIKNITKYSNLDVAHEIALGKDLPLNPTINEKNAWVDYITSELEKRFDDKMIKDIRMGCYCGENGKLKESKVFIKRIYDDSKTMTEFVDKMNEYEAGWYIEDGYLHTKYFSCPCPMLEDIEILPTKTWCYCTVGYNKEIFQYVFGCEVDIELLESIKMGDSQCLMKIIPLSRTK; this is translated from the coding sequence ATGCCAATGCATGAGGAAGTAAAGAAGCTTATAAAAAACATAACAAAATACAGTAACTTAGATGTTGCACATGAAATAGCTTTAGGAAAGGACCTGCCACTGAATCCTACAATCAATGAAAAAAATGCATGGGTTGATTATATTACTTCTGAACTTGAAAAACGATTTGATGATAAAATGATAAAAGACATTAGGATGGGTTGTTATTGTGGCGAAAACGGTAAGTTGAAAGAATCCAAAGTATTCATTAAGAGAATTTATGATGATTCTAAAACCATGACTGAGTTTGTTGACAAAATGAATGAGTATGAAGCAGGATGGTACATAGAAGATGGGTATCTACATACGAAATATTTTTCATGTCCATGTCCAATGCTTGAAGATATTGAAATTCTGCCAACGAAGACTTGGTGCTATTGTACAGTGGGTTATAACAAGGAGATATTCCAATACGTCTTTGGTTGTGAAGTTGATATAGAATTATTAGAAAGTATTAAGATGGGTGATAGTCAATGCCTAATGAAAATTATTCCACTTTCTAGAACAAAATAG
- a CDS encoding 4Fe-4S dicluster domain-containing protein, translating into MVAFDERETIFSRVGLIEGTKEYEDFYKEFPQYEEVDTHLRSEMNKNMGMGSNDEKNKKKMKRMRTLMKLASKFGINTMSMENGDFGDKKTIPIEIATSKINNPLFRDSAKANKAAIKKKVAKEKVELEPAIASILLKDVAIQYGADVVGIAQIGKNSSYSQRGNMMGIPNGDDSEIRDDYKYAIVLGSAMNLNLLNNSPKFHGMIASTQTYAKSTMVSAQLTSYLKSLGYHALPDNYLKYYSPITQLSLEAGIGELGRSNMVVNPKYGNRMKLAAVWTNMPLIEDGPMGFGLQEFCGRCGICADNCPSKAICRTDATITEEGTYWKHDEAKCMGMWMKVKNDCGVCMSACPFSQGVNQDLVNEMKGNPDVMDEILRQHREKYGKRNYYKTYPVK; encoded by the coding sequence ATGGTTGCATTTGATGAAAGAGAAACAATATTCTCTAGAGTAGGATTAATAGAAGGAACAAAAGAATATGAAGATTTCTATAAAGAATTTCCTCAATATGAAGAAGTTGATACTCATCTAAGAAGTGAAATGAACAAGAACATGGGAATGGGAAGTAATGATGAAAAAAACAAGAAAAAAATGAAAAGAATGAGGACACTAATGAAATTGGCATCAAAATTCGGTATCAATACTATGAGTATGGAAAATGGTGATTTTGGTGATAAAAAGACTATTCCCATAGAAATAGCAACTTCAAAAATAAATAATCCTCTATTCAGAGATTCGGCTAAAGCAAATAAAGCTGCTATAAAAAAGAAGGTAGCTAAAGAAAAAGTCGAATTAGAACCAGCAATCGCAAGTATATTATTAAAAGACGTAGCAATTCAATATGGTGCAGACGTTGTTGGAATAGCCCAAATAGGCAAAAATTCTTCTTATTCACAACGTGGGAATATGATGGGAATTCCTAATGGCGACGATTCTGAAATAAGAGATGACTATAAGTATGCCATCGTATTGGGAAGTGCCATGAATCTGAATTTGTTGAATAACTCTCCAAAGTTTCATGGGATGATTGCTTCTACACAAACATATGCAAAATCAACAATGGTAAGCGCACAATTAACATCATATCTGAAATCATTAGGTTATCATGCTTTACCTGACAACTATTTGAAGTATTATTCTCCAATCACCCAGTTATCTCTGGAAGCTGGTATCGGTGAACTGGGAAGAAGCAATATGGTAGTCAACCCAAAATACGGCAATAGAATGAAACTTGCTGCTGTATGGACAAATATGCCTTTAATTGAAGATGGTCCAATGGGTTTTGGTTTGCAAGAGTTTTGCGGACGTTGTGGTATCTGTGCAGATAATTGTCCAAGTAAGGCTATTTGCAGAACTGATGCTACAATTACGGAGGAAGGTACATATTGGAAACATGATGAAGCAAAATGCATGGGAATGTGGATGAAAGTAAAAAATGACTGTGGAGTATGTATGAGTGCTTGTCCTTTTTCACAAGGTGTTAATCAGGATTTAGTAAATGAAATGAAAGGTAATCCAGATGTGATGGATGAAATCTTGAGACAGCATAGAGAAAAATATGGGAAAAGGAATTATTATAAAACTTATCCTGTGAAATAA
- a CDS encoding sodium-dependent transporter, protein MDIENKQKSRGFRSRWGFILASVGSAVGMANVWGFPNKLGSNGGGAFLLIYLLFIFIFSYVGLPAEFAIGRRSKTGTLGSYENALNTRSKKAGKIGGFLGWLPLAGSMCIAIGYAVIVSYIFKALVNSLTGNLMTVNTDKWFESFSLTPHSVIPYHVIIVIVTLCTLFLGVKSIEKTNKIMMPLFFIIFIILAVRVAMLPNVMEGYLFMLIPRWEVLKDPMVWIWAMGQALFSLSITGSGMIVYGAYLGEDENVITVARKTAIFDTIAALIAALVIIPACFSYNLDVGAGPGLLFVTLPTILQDIPMGRIFAIILYVAMIFAGISSLQNMFEAVGESLLNKFPKLNRKGVLVILCLICLGFGVNMEAIFQWGPWMDFVSIYIIPIGATLGAVCWFWVMKKEDLFFEINKGSTKKQGSTWYFIGRYIYVPFVILLCCVALFMKVAF, encoded by the coding sequence ATGGATATTGAAAATAAACAAAAATCTAGAGGATTTCGCAGTCGTTGGGGATTTATTCTGGCATCTGTGGGTTCTGCTGTAGGAATGGCAAACGTATGGGGATTTCCAAATAAATTGGGGAGCAATGGTGGCGGTGCATTTTTGCTGATATATCTGTTATTTATTTTTATTTTCAGCTATGTAGGCTTACCAGCGGAGTTTGCTATTGGACGTCGTTCCAAAACAGGTACTTTGGGTTCTTATGAAAACGCTCTTAACACACGAAGTAAAAAAGCTGGAAAAATAGGTGGATTTCTCGGTTGGTTACCTTTAGCAGGATCAATGTGCATTGCTATCGGTTATGCAGTTATTGTATCATACATATTTAAGGCTTTGGTTAATTCTTTAACAGGTAATTTAATGACTGTAAATACTGATAAGTGGTTTGAATCCTTTTCACTTACGCCTCATTCTGTGATACCATACCATGTTATTATAGTAATAGTTACATTATGTACTCTATTTTTAGGCGTAAAGAGTATTGAAAAGACAAATAAAATTATGATGCCTTTATTCTTTATAATATTTATTATTTTGGCAGTACGTGTTGCAATGCTTCCAAATGTAATGGAAGGTTACTTGTTTATGCTTATTCCTCGATGGGAAGTACTCAAAGATCCAATGGTGTGGATTTGGGCCATGGGGCAAGCATTATTTTCACTGTCCATTACTGGAAGTGGTATGATTGTTTATGGTGCTTATCTAGGAGAAGATGAAAATGTAATTACTGTGGCTCGTAAGACTGCAATATTTGATACTATTGCAGCACTTATCGCAGCTTTGGTTATTATTCCTGCATGTTTCTCTTATAATCTTGATGTTGGTGCAGGTCCAGGATTACTTTTTGTTACATTGCCAACTATTTTACAAGATATCCCTATGGGTCGTATTTTTGCGATAATTTTATATGTTGCTATGATTTTCGCAGGTATCAGCTCTTTACAAAACATGTTTGAAGCTGTTGGTGAATCTTTGTTAAATAAATTTCCAAAACTCAACCGTAAAGGAGTTCTTGTGATTTTATGTTTGATATGTTTGGGATTTGGAGTGAATATGGAAGCTATATTCCAGTGGGGACCATGGATGGACTTCGTATCAATTTATATAATCCCTATAGGTGCAACATTAGGTGCTGTTTGTTGGTTCTGGGTTATGAAAAAAGAAGACTTATTCTTTGAAATCAATAAGGGTAGTACTAAGAAGCAAGGAAGTACATGGTATTTTATTGGCCGTTATATTTATGTTCCTTTTGTCATTCTCCTTTGTTGTGTGGCGCTATTTATGAAAGTAGCTTTCTAA